The genomic DNA aataaaagagactcggcgatatttatagctcaccgctgggcgagtaactataaatatcgccgtgtctcttttattgtatgtatgtatgtattaattactcgtaatgcatgttaattataagatgtaataatgttttgaaaagatgtgtcccgccgagtttgttgccggtcccatattgggataccctcctccaattgaggggggatttaaatcttctcggggcagaggtgtacggttggagccggtaaatttatttgacgttcataagcgcattgtaatatgcctacttgaataaactattttttatcttttatctttatctttatcttttatttacacgggagtgcttatcttttgttcgtgtttatagccgatagctcatagcttactagctcgcggtgggaccagtgcctaatttaattagataatgacgactggtctggcctagtgggtagtgaccctgcctatgaagccgatggtcccgggttcgaatcctggtaaggacatttatttgtattatgatacagatatttgttcctgagtcatggttgttttctatgtatttaagtatttatatattatatatatcattgtctgagtacccacaacacaagccttcttgagcttaccgtggggcttagtcaatttgtgttaaaaaaatgtcctataatatttatttatttataatgtattatttattatttaatataatagcGTAAGGTCAGGTGGGGTAatggcacagaataactaatagagTATTGAAGCGTCGTTAATACGACGCTCCAATACCAATGTGGTGCTacggggctattcataaattacgtcatttcaaattagggtggggggggtctgggcatcggatgacggtagcatgacgtaggaggaaacggggtgatttgaagcatgatttttggatgattttaggggggggggggtccaaaatcgtcaaaaatcgatgacgtaatttatggacagcccctacgtgacgtaagcgccgaccggtttaaggtaccttttcccatgAAAAGTCACATATTATCTCTTAAGTTAATTTACCTATCCTCACTCACCGCATTTTACGcatctttaatattatgttttatattaCAGATCAGCTGTATGTGGTGTGTGCACGTAAACGAAGATGAGTCGAAAGGATTAATACGTAGTTTTAAATACACTCAAAATGTGTACGTATATTTATACTCTATGCTATCTGTTCAGTGTTATTATAGTTGTAACTTAAGTTAATCAAAGtattgattaaaatatttacgATATTCTCTCTTGTTTCTTTAACTAATCTTTAAGACTTAAGTACGTCCCCTTTATTTTTTGTAGTGGGTAAAGCTTAGAATTAGCCTTGGCTAAGATTTATGCCTATTTTATTTAGTGTtgttgtgtatgtgtgtttCGAATAAAAGCATCATTGATTCAAATAATAGTTAGAGTACATACAGCGCCTTACACCTTAGAACTGTCTCCTAGGAGTACCTAGCAATATTAGCTGTCTGTTTatagaaaagtacagtcagcaataaaaccttgtatcaaaaatttaatttttggcaaaaaacTTACTAATTTAGGTTCCTTTACTTCCTTTTAACCCGGGTGTTAatacttagggcccccccacatctggcgtctttcgagcgtcggcgtctgtcggcgtcggtccagcgctatggaaaatgacgtcgctgcgcagttgcgtcgacgctgcgtcgacgttgcgtcgacgtcggccatagaattgtagacgccgacactcgaaagacgccagatgtgggggggcccttaatacCTACATTTGATCCTCTTCTAAAAATAATACAGATGCTTGACTGCCAACTGCACTTCATCTCGCATCATATCTATCTCAATCAAGATCTATCTTGATCATCTATACCTAGATAAGCCACATGACACAAGTCTGAATGCGATACCAGATCTGCACTTCATTCGAAATGTCAATGCTATCATTTATATAAGCTGCACAGTTGCAGGTATTAGTCTTATCTAGGTATAGATTTGATTTGACATATTGCAATTTGATCCAGATCAAAAGTCTTTGAGTTTTATCCATATTATCTATACTGCAGTCATCTTTTATCAAATGGATAACATGAAATAAGTAGTTTGTTTTTCACgtatttaaaggggcccactgattagcaGTCCGCcgcgccggacgatatcggcctgtcagttagaacaaaatattgacagttccgaaaactggcaggccgataccgtacgcaccataaaaacgaactataatcacagggtattttcctactagtcaaatcagtaacttttaaataggtagtacagtataccctattttaagtcgaaaattcTCTCGTCGACTCTTACTAATTCTCTATGACTTAAAAAACCTGAGTGACCTATTATTAATTCTCTATCAATGTCCCTCATCGATCTTCATAGTAAACTCTTCAGGGCGGTAGTCGGCGGCGACGGCAGTACGCGTGCGTAACACCTCTTTGTAGAAGAACGCGGACAGCCGGGGAGTGCGCGTCCGCTCGGGCGAGGAGAAGTCTACGGCGTACAGGCCGAAACGCTCGCTGTGGACACAAATATTGTGTTACATAggaatacagatgtagtgcataattgttttccttcgtatttccTCGGAAAAGTTCGTAattgtcatgctagttcagtcaatgtcagtGCTTTACGTACCGacactgaaatagcaagacacgttcgtttaagtttccgtgaaaatatgatggaaaataattatgcactacatctgtattcgTGTGTATTCTCTGTGGAATATGGGAACTCGTAAGATACCAATTGTTAAAGTGTTTGGTGTCGCTTTCCACGTCTACAATTTCTACAAGATTGTTTTCTGCTACCgagatttaaaataataattttgttgtatcctggtcacggcaccaattaGAAATAGTGTATAGATTATAGAATCTAACGAACTAGACTTGGCAACGAGTATAATGGCATTTCATTTCATACTTTAGTGCTGCCAACTTTACTGCTGTCGTAGTCTAGTTAGCTTTTACGGTATCTAATAGCTTTTGTATCTTTCGAAGTAAAATGGGCTCTGAAACAGTATTTGAGGCTTCAGCCAAGATAAGCGTATCACTAAGATCAGAGAGAGAGAAAGAATGTATcactgctgagcaaaggcctCCTTCTTTTCCGCTatttggtcctatccgatgcacactcccgccactcttATATTATCTCCGTTTTGGTCATATTCGTTGAAAGATAAATTAATGAAATTGGCAAAACCTTACGTATATACACACCGCTATTATGTACAAAATGTGtcaaagtcgtcccgccatctccgtttagagaaaaataaatttatgaaATTGGATAAAAACTCACGTATATCCCTTCATCCACTCAAAATTATCCAGCAAACTCCAAGCCATGTAACCCTTCAGCTTGACCCCCTCATCTATAGCAGCCAGCATCTGTTCCATGATGGTAGCGTAATACGTGACCCGGTCCTCGTCTATGAGACTAGCGTCGGGAGCGCCCGACCAGCCGCTCTCGGTGACGTAGATGTCCGGGTCATTGTAGCGCTGGCGTAGGAGGGTCAGGCAGTTGTAAAGACTGTCGGGGACTAGCTGTAAGGGTATTCAGACTTTAGATATGGCAGAATGTTAAGAAAGAAATCTTTGTAaggttatgtaggtatttacttGATATTATAGTAAACTAGTGATTCGCCCCGCACCGATAGCAAGACATTAAGGCCGACAACAAGGCGGCAGTCGGTTATAACGGCGAATAATAGGAACTCCTCTTTTGTTCACTTTTGTTTGAAAATCTGTGTATATCTAGAGATGACTCCTTCACTTTATAAGACTAGTTTATGATTTAAAGCcaggctctccaaaccccggcccgcgaatcgttccaatccggcccgcgggagccaagCTCCAGGGAttcagccctaacagcagcaacgaGATACACCCCTACACCCCCTCccccataacttttgtgttaattagtttaaaattaaaacctctgatcagtttttagagacgtcaaagacgtacccaaaaatgtatttttcgtAGTtagatacttatatatatatatatatatatatataagatcTTTCACAGAAATCGAGATAGGTacgaaaaaagtttttttttttaaagtttaaaaaaatcgtataataataataagtaggtattcattTCTTACAAAATCGGGTACACAAAAATGAAGATAAAAGATTCAAGAAGTGAtagccgtttgtcttataattttatctgtagtgcaaaagtaGGAGATAAGATTTctaaacttgtcaaaaatcgataaaAACCTCGGGTGGCCTTAAGATGGTAATCTCACATACTTACATAATTCCAAGCCGCTTGGCCCTTCAACCATGACTCATTAACAGTCCATCCAACATCTATATCATCATATATCGATGGCACCGCATACGGTTCCTTATACCTCGTCGCTGAAACGATGTTCCCTGAATAATGGTTCAGTCCTAAGAAATCATAAGTGCCTTGGACGTAAACCCTTTCTTCTTCTGTGAAGGACAACATTCGGGAACGAGGGTAACCTTGCTCAGCACTTTTCTTGGCGACTATGTCTGATAATTCTTTGGGGAAACCGCCTTCAGGTGAGTAGATAGGATCGGTGTAAAGCGCCCACTGTAAATAAGGAAAATCCTTTTATATGATAAAGAAATAATGTTGATTTATATAGGTTATACCATgacttataaaattttaattttattttgaactcTTGGCTTCTCAAGGGTCAATATCTGATTTTTTTAAAGACGCAGAGGACAGCCTAGGGTCACATACTTATCTTAGCCAAATAAAAGAGAGAAtttctgtcgtgtcgtacgagggagttaaaagACTGGCCCAGCAAAGCGAAGTGCCGATaacgattactccaccgacaagagcatattaaatatttatgatgGGAAATTTCCAAAAAGTTATAAGGAAGATTCCATTTAAGTATGTACAAAAATATGAGAAATTTTGCGATGAAGAAAATTTCTTTCCATTAGAACATCAGTAACAAAATGCATCTAAAACAAAAAGTAATCTCTTGTGAATCTGAACAATATTCTTACAGTAGCTTGGTTCATCAAATCCACCGCACGTGCGTCTTCTTCCGAGTCCGTATCAGGCATATACCATTGCAAATTAATCGTAAACCCGCATTGCCCCCCTTGGGTCGGCTTGAAATCATTATTATAGGCATGGTACGCCCTCGCATGACCCATCACTAAATGCTTAGCACACAGGTATTCTCCTATACCAGTAGCATTCACTTGAGGCATTTTAGTCACAGACCCATATCCTTGATAGCAGATTTCCTTCGGCTCGTTAAAAGTGATCCACAACTTGACTCTGTCACCGAAAAGGCTGTATGCAACTCTTGCGTAGTCTTCAAACCATTCTTCGAATAAAGGGTTCGTAAAACCACCTAACTCTTGGAGTTTTTGTGGTAAGTCCCAATGGTATAGGGTTACTATAGGTTGTATGTTGTATTTCAGCATTTCGTCGATATAGTTGTTATAAAAGTCGACGCCAGCTTGGTTGATGTGGTTGGGGAAGCCAGAAGGGAGGATTCTGGGCCAGGACAGTGAGAAACGGTAGCAGTCCAGACCGAGTTCCCGCATCATTTCGACATCTCTCTTGTAGTTGTGGTAGGAGTCAGCGGCCACGTCGCCGTTGCTCTGATCGACAATGATGGTCGGGTCGCGGTGGGTGTTGTAGTCCCAAATATTTTCGCCTTTGCCTGAAAGGGAAGTAACCGGGTTGTATACTTCTGCGAGAGTTGTAcccttataataaaataatcagAGACTTGAATCTACATAATACTAAAATTTCATGAGATTTGACTCAAATCACTTTTTCTTTTTTCCTATGTTGTTTGCCGCGGGGTACTTTTCATACCCCGGCgcttatacacggtggctaaaaataagtgcattcccgttgccagggagtattttggattatactgagcaacttttactacggaaccaaccccgaaatcgcgaaaaaaacatttacctaccctcccatagaaaatgtacCAGCCAACATgaatgaaacagccaattttttttcgaccaggccaaagagaaaattaatgtactGACGTATCAGGAGCTTACTCGTTagtggcagagaaaagaacggaatggcgattactccaccgacaagagctaggctcttaagaacaatgatgatgatgagttctGGGGGTGTATTCGAGAAGGCACATTTGACGTATCCGCGGGATATCCAGTTGATGCGGATAAATCATGACTTGTGGAATCGCGTACAATCACCACCTGTCAGTGAACTCTATCCACACTAGAGGTGGGGGTGTTgtactgaaatagtttttgggacaggTTTTTCTTAATGGACGACGTTTTGTTTGTCGAGTATTTAAAAGCACGGACTCTATTTTtcgaaatataacaaatatgaagttgccaacacctcgtacctccattcttatttttactttaagtaaaatatttttttgttaacagACAGTCGTCTGGGTGTCTGTTGGATcaaaaaataatggaaataatttttacattgttaatatgtcatttgATTAATGGCCTTGACTCAAAACGTCACGATACGTCAGATCCCTACTAATGAAAAGtcgatatttgcataaataaccCTTATTTGTAAGTCGCTTAAGTACGGTAAACACGTAAATTGCCTATTTGGGGTGGTAcacgtaaaactggtattttcatagaaacgtACTTTTGGTACGCATTTTGCCAACGTGTCCCAGCTCTAGTTAGGATCACAATGTATCGCAAGTTGTTACATTTGACAACTTGTGATCGTAACTGTCAATGAAACTAGACTTTTTTGTCGATGGGTATGGCTGCCATATTTGGATTTATGACATTCAAAAGGGGATCCTACGGCATAGAGTAAACTGCATGCTCATTTTTCTACAATACTTTGATTCTTCTACTGGACGCAAGATGGAGTTAGCAGTCAAATTTCGATCTtggcgttttaaaaataaaccgcAAGAACATGACATGCAGTTGCGTGGGTGTAGATCTATCATGAAACGAACATgtgacaattgtctatgattaaaaaCATAATTGACAAATAACATAAAGCAAATTTACATATACTTACTTCAAAATGGCAAAAAGAAAACAgatttattataaacatacttacaaaTCATATAGGTAAAAAGGCCCGGCTATTAACTTGTTGTAATGTAACTATCTTAACCAATTACTTTTCTGTGAAGTAAAATATCATGAGGAAGATGGAGTAGCCACAATAaggtactatatatttttcccctctgggttagatgGCAGGGAGAGATAGTGAAGAATGCGGCAAAATAAGAACTTATTGTGATGTTAGACTACTtttcttttataaaattttaagttgTCACAACAGCAAGCTAAAAGCCCTAAGCCATGAGCCAGGGTATGTTAGGTGCATGATTAGGGGCTAATGGGCTCTGGAAAACCGGTCAGTTCCTTTGATTAATAAATTCGGGTAAAATTCGTAAGAACtagtgcctgtgccattctctATACATTGGACGCTATGCCTAATTAGTTGTTATTAATGTTGAATTTTCAATGGCATATAAGACACCGGTCGTATACCGACTTAGAAATTTGGATTTTATCAGTTTGAATGAATAGCAAACTGGAGAGTTTTAgattaatttaaaacttattattttaggtattttttgaGGAAAGGTCTTTCACAGACATTGACAGAAAATCGGGAAAACCCGGCCAGATGCGTCAGACCACGCAAAATGGAGGATTCCATGCCTACTTCTTCTACCATGTATAGGTATCcataaagcgctggtggcctagcggtgagagcgtgcgacttgcaatctggaggtcgcgggttcaaaccccggctcgtaccaatgagtttttcggaag from Cydia fagiglandana chromosome 21, ilCydFagi1.1, whole genome shotgun sequence includes the following:
- the LOC134675360 gene encoding myrosinase 1-like; the protein is MRTKKVYNPVTSLSGKGENIWDYNTHRDPTIIVDQSNGDVAADSYHNYKRDVEMMRELGLDCYRFSLSWPRILPSGFPNHINQAGVDFYNNYIDEMLKYNIQPIVTLYHWDLPQKLQELGGFTNPLFEEWFEDYARVAYSLFGDRVKLWITFNEPKEICYQGYGSVTKMPQVNATGIGEYLCAKHLVMGHARAYHAYNNDFKPTQGGQCGFTINLQWYMPDTDSEEDARAVDLMNQATWALYTDPIYSPEGGFPKELSDIVAKKSAEQGYPRSRMLSFTEEERVYVQGTYDFLGLNHYSGNIVSATRYKEPYAVPSIYDDIDVGWTVNESWLKGQAAWNYLVPDSLYNCLTLLRQRYNDPDIYVTESGWSGAPDASLIDEDRVTYYATIMEQMLAAIDEGVKLKGYMAWSLLDNFEWMKGYT